gatatatatttgggagctatgtctacaTCAGgaacgattttcatgaaatttcgcacgcgtCAAAAAAACATCTactgctaaattttgtaaagattggaccaaaatgtagcttctacagccttaaaggaccatatcggatgaaagatatataatataattttaaaattttccttcaaTTACCCCCATTGCTATTTGCGTCAATGATGAATGGTTGGCTACGAAGTTGGCTGTATACAAATTCCAACTAACCGAACTCCGTTGATGACTCCCAgttatttctttgtttgttatGCAGCATTGCGTGTTTAGGTTCTACATTGTTTTCCAACCAGCATTTTGCAACTGTCCGATGACAGAGGCCATGAATCAAAGTTCAGTTTGGTACAACGGAATAACTTGAGCAGGTTGGTAACAAATTCCCGTGAACCTCATTCATAATTCCCATGTTTCACAAACCCACTAATGGGACTTCCATAGCAgggaacagacagacaggcaaacAGACACACACTGAATTAAAAACACAGTTGCCCACAATGGCCATTACCGTTTGTTATGGCTTACTGTGGATTTACATCAAGCGTACAGTTTACAACTGAAACACGTTAAGCTGACCGCAAATTTAAATCGGAACGCGAATATGCAGCGACACCTGCCCAAACTGCCTCCACACACCCCATATGACCGTAAATTCCTAGTCCATACATGTGTTTAACAAAAGATCAACTTTATGTCTACGGCATGAGTACAACCGCACGGTGGTCACACCATAATTTTTGGTCAcgcaaaaattgtgaaaacaaACGCCTACCACTTCCAACCCCAGCCTCTAGAGTTTTCATTTCGCATTGAATTTGTAATGTGGAAAAAATATGCCTTCACAGGTGTGTTTATtgtatttaatgaatttttccatGGCAATAAATTTTTAAGGGGCTGTCGTTGGCGCAACAATCCTTTGCTCGACTGTTTTTGTAGAGAATTGTCATTATGCCGCTGTCACCTGGTCTCCTTCATGGTTTTTTGGTTTTCTATGGCATCTGGTTTTCTATATCAATTGGCTACAGCGTAATTTCGATTTTCCAAAAACTTTTGTATGCGATAGTCCTTTATGGCGAATGGCGTGAAAATGCTGAATGCTGTGAAAATGCCGGATATAAAGGCCAACGACATGGAATTTCCTACATCGAAAAAATTCAATATAGTCAATTTGAAGTCATACAAGTTGAGGCGATACAGAAATAATTCCACCTAAaatgaaaaatcacaaaaaatgaaTTACCATACCTTTAGCGCCAAATCTTATCGAATATCTACATAtcgtatatataaaattcaatttgtgtttgtttgtttgtatgtttgtttgtttgtcggtttctttgtttattccgtatagactcaaaaacggctgaagcgattaccttgaaattttcacagattgtgtaggttggtctggaaggaaacataggctgtatattttttttgatatcgggaggggagcggaccctcctccttaccacaaaatactacccaaacataaaagtggaccgatcgggacaataaaggcttcaaatgaaaggtattcaagagtagatacgaatttcataacaaaagctgagtccaagtacctggggggaccgccccagccccaaaaccccttaaaataggtttatttgacaatcatgacaatatgggactcaaatgaaaggtaatcggaagtagattacgaatatggtcacgaagtaggaataggatttataatttattaatggGCGAACCCTCcaacgttaccccaaaaacaccacccaaattaaaaagtggaccgataaggacaatatgggtatcaaatgaaaagtatgcgggagtagataacgaatctggcatataaattcatgtcgaagtatagggggtcactccaTCCCCACAAATacgtccaaaatgggcacattagccaatcacggatatatgggactcggtttgtttgttccggcagaaccgattttctcgaaattttcgcatattgtgttggttggtctggaagggctataggctatataatttttcggtatcggaaggggaacggaccctccccctcatgccaaaaacataacccaaaatcGGAATAGTTATggttacaatatgggactcaagtgaaaagtaATTCGGAGTAAAATACGGTACTAAAATATGGGATCAGGTTTAGGAGGGCCGCCCCTTCGCAAAAGCCACCTTGAAAGTCCCTCCAAACGGATACGTagaccgatcggcacaatatgggacttaaatgaaattcaatttcatttaagtcccatggtCAATTTGGTCTCGATCGGtgtagatttcgatatagctgccatatagactgatccgccgatataggttcttaggcccattatagccacatttgttatccgattttgctgaaatttgggacagtgagatgtgtcgacattcttcttcaatttggcccagatcggttcaggttttgatatagctgccatatagaccgatctctcgatgccatatggcagctatatccatcgattttaggttttgggcccataaagggcgcatttattgtccgaggtcgccgaaatttgagacagtgagttaagataagctcctcgacatacttctgcaatatggcacagatcggtccagatatggatttAGCTGTCACCTGTCACCACCTGACCGATCTctacggttttgggcccataaaaggcttatttattgttcgatgtcgccgtaatttgggacagtgagttgtgttaggcccttcgacatcattcttcaatttggtatagttcggtccggatttgaatatagcttccatatagaccaatctcttgatttaaggttttgggcccataaaaggccatttataatgcgatatcgccgaaatttttattagtgagttgtgttaggctcttcaacatttttctgcaacttggcccaaatcggtccagatttggatatagctgtctatagaacgatatctcgatttaaagtcttggccccataaaaggcgcatttataatccgatttcactaaaatttgacacagtgacttgtgttaggcttttcgacatccgtgtcgtatatggttcacatcggtttatttttagatatagctactaaaaagatcaatattttgttatacattgaacaatgacttgtacttttaagGTAAAGTCAAGTTGATACTCACCTGTCTCTCCCACTCGACATTCTCATCCAGCACAATATTTTCCAATCTCATATAATGAATCAATTTTGAAGCCTTAACCACTCTATGGCCAGTTAGGGACAACAAAGCGATATCGAAGAATATCTTAAGCATAAACACAATATAGCGGAACTCTATCACACCgttagcaaaatattggtatacCATAAAATACACCATACAAATATTGCTACAGTAAATATAGAATATGGCCGACAACACCGGAATTTCCCACATTCGATGCAACTGCAAGCCCACATGATGAACCTGGGAGAGTAACTCTGAAAAAGTTCTGAAATCGT
This Stomoxys calcitrans chromosome 2, idStoCalc2.1, whole genome shotgun sequence DNA region includes the following protein-coding sequences:
- the LOC106091492 gene encoding putative gustatory receptor 93c, which translates into the protein MRLENIVLDENVEWERQVELFLYRLNLYDFKLTILNFFDVGNSMSLAFISGIFTAFSIFTPFAIKDYRIQKFLENRNYAVAN